The sequence ATTTTCTCTCATAATGGTCATTCCATCCAGTTGACAAAGAACCGATTTTCGCTTAAAGTACGCTGTCTTTGAACATTAAAAAAATAATGATTATTTGAGAAAAAGGAGAGAGATCATAATGAGTTCAACAACCGATGCAATCAAGCGTTCCATTCTTACGGAAAAGAGCGCCATGGATTTTTACACCAGCTGTGCTTCTCACATGAAAAAAGAAGAGGCGATCAAAACGTTTGAGCTTCTGGCACGCGAAGAACGCGAGCATGCAGAATCGTTCTTCCAGATCTATGACGGTGATGACATCGGATCTTTCGAAGAATTCATGAAGACCGAGACTGATTCAGACTGGCTGAGCGATGTCGAAAAATCAGCACTACCGAACATGGACGAGCGCAAGGCAATGGAATTTGCCATGGAGAAAGAAAAGCAGCTTGAGGAGCATCTGCGCAACATGGCCGAAAAAGTTGATGACCCGAAAATCAAGGCTGTTTACGAAGCGAACGCCAAGTCGACCCACAACCACTACGTTCTGATCGAATCGGAATATGCCCGCCTCATGGGAATGGTTCACGAAACGGATATCGACACCTTCGTTCGCGAATAATTACACGACTCCCCTGCACCACCCAGCCCCGGTCGATTTCGACCGGGGCTTTTTGTATCTCTGCGCTTTGATCTGAATATGATATGCTAAATGACATTGAGCCGGGAGGGTCATCATGAAGGCGGAATTCGATCGACAGTTTTTCATGGATAGGGTTTCAAAAAGCGTGCAGCGGATCATGAAGGAACCGGAAGTCGATGGCGCTAGCGATGCCGCCGAGACAGTTCAGCAGATGGCTGAAAAAGTCTGCGCCGAGCTGGTTGGACGGGACCATCGAATCGCCTGCAGCGAAGGTTGCTCACACTGCTGCGTTGTCAATGTTTCAATTCTGCCACCTGAGGCCGAGGCGATTTGTAATTACCTGCTAAGTGTCAGCACCGAAGAAGAGCTTGAACTCTTGCGCAAAAAACTTCACGCACTTGATCTCGAAACACGCTGGCTCGATGATGAAGAGCGGATTATGGCGAGAAAACAGTGTGCATTTCTGACTGAAGCGGGAAGCTGCAGTATCTACCCGGTCCGCCCCCTGCTCTGCCGGGCAATGACATCGACCGATGGCAACAATTGCC comes from Desulfuromonas sp. and encodes:
- a CDS encoding ferritin — protein: MSSTTDAIKRSILTEKSAMDFYTSCASHMKKEEAIKTFELLAREEREHAESFFQIYDGDDIGSFEEFMKTETDSDWLSDVEKSALPNMDERKAMEFAMEKEKQLEEHLRNMAEKVDDPKIKAVYEANAKSTHNHYVLIESEYARLMGMVHETDIDTFVRE
- a CDS encoding YkgJ family cysteine cluster protein encodes the protein MKAEFDRQFFMDRVSKSVQRIMKEPEVDGASDAAETVQQMAEKVCAELVGRDHRIACSEGCSHCCVVNVSILPPEAEAICNYLLSVSTEEELELLRKKLHALDLETRWLDDEERIMARKQCAFLTEAGSCSIYPVRPLLCRAMTSTDGNNCREALNMLALDEETPIFINLQQQEIFEAAFIGFGEALKSLSLEYRSLRLTGAVSQFMLKQLH